One stretch of Cygnus olor isolate bCygOlo1 chromosome 1, bCygOlo1.pri.v2, whole genome shotgun sequence DNA includes these proteins:
- the LOC121078668 gene encoding pregnancy zone protein-like translates to MGKDGLPSNFNIFLLLFFFLPGDTSPVSPVTEPQYMVLLPFLIQTDAPEKVCVQLTHLNESVTLSATLEYQGENRSLIDDVVSEKDIFTCIPFSLPKLSSQSPATFITVRVKGGDPAVQQPQDGVGQEF, encoded by the exons ATGGGGAAAGATGGACTGCCCAGCAACTTTAacatctttctccttctcttcttcttccttcctggaGATACCTCGCCCGTCTCGCCCGTCACAGAGCC GCAATACatggtgctgctgccctttcTGATACAAACCGATGCTCCTGAGAAAGTCTGTGTTCAGCTGACCCACCTGAATGAGTCTGTGACGCTGAGTGCCACGCTTGAGTATCAAGGGGAAAACAGGAGCCTGATTGATGATGTGGTGTCGGAGAAGGATATATTCACCTGCATCCCTTTCTCT CTTCCAAAATTAAGTAGCCAGTCACCAGCCACATTTATCACTGTGAGAGTGAAGGGGGGAGACCCTGCAGTTCAGCAGCCGCAAGACGGTGTTGGTCAAGAATTCTGA